In one Arenibacter antarcticus genomic region, the following are encoded:
- a CDS encoding 1-acyl-sn-glycerol-3-phosphate acyltransferase: protein MHTLAKFIYFKIMGWRLIGSFPEVKKCVIIVVPHTSWVDFFMGLLVRRVLNEEINYIGKKGLFKPPFGWYFRWMGGTPIDRTKNMDTVSATAKLFQEKQQFRLALSPEGTRKKVTEWKTGFYYIAKAANVPIVLVAFDFGEKQIKISEPHFPTDNKEQDFITYKSFYKGVLGKVPENSF, encoded by the coding sequence ATGCATACTCTGGCAAAATTTATTTATTTTAAAATTATGGGCTGGAGACTTATTGGTTCCTTCCCGGAAGTGAAGAAATGTGTTATTATAGTAGTACCCCATACCAGTTGGGTAGATTTTTTTATGGGACTCTTGGTGCGTAGGGTTTTGAATGAAGAAATTAATTATATAGGGAAGAAAGGACTATTTAAGCCTCCATTTGGTTGGTACTTTCGTTGGATGGGAGGGACTCCCATAGATCGGACCAAGAATATGGATACGGTCAGCGCTACAGCAAAATTATTTCAAGAAAAGCAACAATTTAGGCTTGCCTTATCCCCGGAAGGTACGCGGAAAAAGGTGACCGAGTGGAAAACTGGGTTCTATTATATCGCAAAAGCCGCCAACGTACCTATTGTATTGGTAGCGTTTGATTTTGGTGAAAAACAGATAAAAATCTCGGAACCCCATTTCCCAACAGATAATAAAGAACAAGACTTTATTACTTATAAATCATTCTATAAGGGCGTTTTAGGAAAAGTTCCTGAAAATAGTTTTTAG
- the gcvT gene encoding glycine cleavage system aminomethyltransferase GcvT — protein MKNTALSKTHEALGAKMVPFAGYNMPVSYEGVNIEHETVRTGVGVFDVSHMGEFLIGGPKALDLIQKVCSNDASKIAIGKAQYSCLPNETGGIVDDLIIYKIKEEQYLLVVNADNIDKDWEHISKYNEEFGAEMRNISGDYSLLAIQGPKAVEAMQKLTSVDLSALKLYTFEVSDFAGIPHVIISATGYTGSGGFEIYCKNEEVQQIWDKVFEAGADFGIKPIGLAARDTLRLEMGYCLYGNDIDDTTSPLETGLGWITKFTKDFVNSEALAKQKEAGPKRKLIAFELTEKGIPRQGYAIVDKDGNTIGNVTSGTMSPSLSKGIGLGFVPIEISDAGTAIFIQIRKNAVPATIVKLPFYKG, from the coding sequence ATGAAAAACACAGCCTTATCAAAGACCCATGAGGCATTAGGAGCTAAAATGGTACCTTTTGCAGGATATAATATGCCTGTTTCCTATGAAGGAGTTAACATAGAGCATGAAACGGTCCGCACCGGAGTAGGCGTATTTGATGTATCCCATATGGGAGAATTTTTAATCGGTGGTCCAAAAGCGTTGGATCTGATCCAAAAAGTTTGCTCCAATGATGCTTCTAAAATAGCCATAGGTAAGGCACAATACAGCTGTCTTCCCAATGAAACAGGTGGTATTGTGGACGACCTTATTATTTACAAAATAAAAGAGGAACAGTATTTACTAGTGGTAAATGCGGACAATATAGATAAGGATTGGGAACACATAAGTAAATACAATGAGGAGTTTGGAGCAGAGATGCGCAATATTTCCGGTGACTATTCACTATTGGCCATTCAGGGTCCAAAAGCGGTAGAGGCAATGCAAAAGCTAACCTCTGTAGACTTATCGGCCTTAAAACTTTACACCTTTGAGGTATCGGATTTTGCTGGAATACCACATGTCATTATTTCCGCGACAGGATACACTGGATCTGGGGGATTTGAAATTTATTGCAAGAACGAAGAGGTACAGCAGATATGGGATAAGGTTTTTGAAGCCGGTGCCGATTTTGGAATAAAACCTATTGGCTTGGCGGCTAGGGATACTTTGAGATTGGAAATGGGCTATTGCCTATACGGAAATGATATAGATGATACTACATCACCTTTGGAAACAGGTTTGGGATGGATTACAAAATTCACCAAGGATTTTGTAAATAGTGAAGCTTTGGCGAAACAAAAGGAAGCCGGACCGAAACGAAAATTAATCGCCTTTGAATTGACGGAAAAAGGTATTCCGCGACAGGGATATGCAATTGTAGATAAGGATGGTAACACCATAGGCAATGTAACTTCCGGAACCATGTCCCCATCCCTTTCAAAAGGAATAGGCCTTGGATTTGTCCCTATCGAAATTTCGGATGCTGGTACCGCTATTTTTATTCAGATCAGAAAAAATGCAGTTCCAGCAACCATTGTCAAACTCCCTTTTTATAAAGGATAA
- the thrC gene encoding threonine synthase, translating to MNFYSLNKKAPNVSFKEAVIKGIAPDRGLYFPEEIHPLAPSFFDSLETFSNQEIAYLAIQQFVGDEIPEAALKEILKEVLDFDFPVVPIEENIATLELFHGPTMAFKDVGARFMARCLGHFSNEKSNAITVLVATSGDTGGAVANGFLDVPGVKVVILYPSGKVSDIQEKQLTTLGKNITALEVDGTFDDCQEMVKSAFLDKELTENMQLTSANSINVARWLPQMFYFLFAYKQAKSLGKEIVFSVPSGNFGNICAGIMAQKLGMPCKHFIAATNVNDIVPNFMATGTYSPKTSIATISNAMDVGDPSNFIRIRHLYKDNFKELSNNLSSYSFTDKETKKAMLSLYNDYNYVADPHGAVGYLGIKKYQAQHPECYGIFLETAHPVKFLDVVEDTIRENIDLPDKIAKLLNKKKKSINISNYEDLKAFLKRE from the coding sequence ATGAACTTTTATAGTCTAAATAAAAAAGCCCCCAATGTCTCTTTTAAGGAGGCCGTTATAAAAGGTATAGCTCCAGATAGGGGATTGTATTTCCCAGAAGAGATACACCCTTTGGCTCCCTCATTTTTTGACAGTTTGGAAACCTTTTCAAATCAAGAAATTGCTTATTTAGCAATCCAACAATTTGTAGGGGATGAAATTCCCGAAGCAGCATTAAAGGAAATATTGAAAGAGGTATTAGACTTTGATTTCCCTGTTGTTCCCATAGAGGAAAATATTGCCACCCTAGAACTTTTTCATGGCCCTACTATGGCATTCAAGGATGTAGGTGCCAGATTTATGGCACGCTGTCTAGGACATTTTTCCAACGAAAAAAGCAATGCTATTACCGTGCTGGTTGCTACCTCTGGCGATACCGGTGGAGCCGTAGCCAATGGTTTCTTAGATGTCCCTGGGGTTAAAGTGGTTATTCTTTATCCAAGTGGCAAAGTGAGCGATATTCAAGAAAAGCAACTGACCACCTTAGGTAAAAATATTACTGCCCTAGAAGTGGATGGCACTTTTGATGATTGTCAGGAAATGGTGAAATCGGCTTTTCTAGATAAAGAACTTACTGAAAACATGCAATTGACCTCCGCCAATAGCATCAATGTAGCCCGTTGGCTTCCACAAATGTTCTATTTCCTTTTCGCCTACAAACAAGCAAAATCTTTAGGTAAGGAAATTGTCTTTTCCGTTCCTAGTGGGAATTTCGGAAATATATGCGCAGGTATCATGGCACAAAAACTAGGAATGCCATGCAAGCATTTTATAGCAGCCACCAACGTTAATGATATTGTTCCCAATTTCATGGCAACGGGCACCTATAGCCCAAAAACTTCTATCGCCACTATTTCCAATGCAATGGATGTGGGCGACCCTAGTAATTTTATTCGAATCAGACATTTGTACAAGGACAATTTTAAAGAACTGTCCAACAACCTTAGCTCCTATTCATTTACGGATAAAGAAACCAAAAAAGCCATGCTCAGTCTCTACAATGATTATAACTATGTAGCAGATCCTCATGGAGCTGTTGGCTATCTAGGAATAAAAAAATACCAAGCCCAACATCCCGAATGTTATGGCATATTTTTAGAAACGGCCCATCCTGTAAAATTTTTGGATGTCGTGGAGGACACTATTCGTGAAAACATAGATCTTCCAGATAAAATTGCCAAACTGTTGAACAAAAAGAAAAAATCCATTAACATCTCTAATTACGAGGATTTAAAGGCCTTTTTAAAGCGGGAATAA
- the kdsB gene encoding 3-deoxy-manno-octulosonate cytidylyltransferase — MKIIAMIPARYAASRFPGKLMQDLQGKPVIQRTYEAAINTGLFQEVYVVTDSPVIFETIAKIGGKAIMSKKEHECGSDRIAEAVESMEVDIIVNVQGDEPFTDRESLASVIEVFKDDHQQEIDLASLMTRIKDWVEINDPNTVKVIVDNQNFALYFSRAPIPYPRARELDIPYYKHKGIYAFRKRALMDFQRLPMQILEATEKIEAIRYLEYGKKIKMVETNVSGIEIDTPEDLEKAKSVWK; from the coding sequence ATGAAAATTATCGCAATGATCCCGGCTCGTTATGCAGCTTCTAGATTTCCTGGAAAGCTTATGCAGGACCTACAAGGGAAACCAGTTATACAAAGAACCTATGAAGCAGCCATCAACACAGGTCTATTTCAGGAAGTTTATGTGGTAACGGATAGTCCCGTTATTTTCGAAACAATAGCCAAAATAGGAGGTAAGGCCATAATGAGCAAAAAGGAACACGAATGCGGAAGTGATCGTATCGCCGAGGCCGTGGAGTCGATGGAAGTAGATATTATTGTTAACGTGCAGGGAGATGAACCTTTTACAGATCGTGAAAGCTTGGCCAGTGTCATAGAAGTTTTTAAGGATGACCATCAACAAGAAATAGATCTTGCATCCTTAATGACTAGGATAAAGGATTGGGTAGAGATCAACGACCCTAATACGGTAAAAGTAATAGTGGACAATCAGAATTTTGCACTTTATTTTTCAAGGGCTCCTATCCCTTATCCAAGGGCAAGGGAATTGGATATCCCGTACTATAAGCACAAAGGAATTTATGCCTTTAGAAAAAGGGCATTAATGGATTTCCAGAGATTGCCCATGCAAATTTTGGAGGCTACCGAAAAAATAGAAGCTATTAGATATTTGGAATATGGGAAAAAGATTAAAATGGTAGAGACTAATGTCTCAGGGATTGAAATAGATACCCCAGAGGATCTGGAAAAGGCCAAAAGTGTATGGAAATAG
- a CDS encoding YebC/PmpR family DNA-binding transcriptional regulator — MGRAFEFRKARKMKRWSAMSKAFTRIGKDIVMAVKEGGPDPGSNSRLRAVIQNAKAVNMPKDNVERAIKKASDKSLGDYKEVLFEGYAPHGIAILVETATDNNTRTVANIRSYFNKCNGSLGTSGSVEFMFDHTCNFRIPVEGIDPEELELEMIDFGAEEVFADDDGILIYAPFESFGAIQKELENREIEILSSGFERIPQVTKELSEEEAADVEKLLEKIEEDDDVQNVYHTMQE; from the coding sequence ATGGGAAGAGCTTTTGAATTTAGAAAAGCACGTAAGATGAAAAGATGGTCTGCAATGTCGAAAGCCTTCACCAGAATTGGCAAAGATATTGTAATGGCCGTAAAGGAAGGCGGCCCGGATCCGGGGTCTAATTCTAGGTTAAGAGCGGTTATCCAAAATGCTAAGGCTGTAAATATGCCTAAGGACAATGTGGAAAGGGCCATAAAGAAAGCCTCCGATAAAAGTTTAGGCGATTATAAAGAGGTACTTTTTGAAGGCTATGCGCCCCATGGTATTGCTATTTTAGTAGAAACTGCAACGGACAATAATACTAGGACTGTAGCTAACATCAGAAGTTATTTTAACAAATGTAACGGTAGTTTGGGAACTTCAGGTTCTGTAGAATTTATGTTCGACCATACCTGTAATTTTAGGATCCCCGTGGAAGGGATAGACCCCGAGGAATTGGAACTAGAAATGATCGACTTTGGAGCCGAGGAGGTTTTCGCCGATGACGATGGAATCTTGATATATGCTCCCTTTGAAAGTTTTGGGGCCATACAAAAGGAATTGGAAAACCGCGAGATAGAGATTCTTTCCTCAGGTTTTGAACGTATTCCACAGGTGACCAAGGAATTGTCGGAAGAGGAAGCTGCAGATGTGGAGAAACTATTGGAAAAGATTGAAGAGGATGATGATGTACAGAACGTATATCATACCATGCAGGAGTAA
- a CDS encoding 4a-hydroxytetrahydrobiopterin dehydratase — protein MSTLSKEEIERRLEQLDGWEYVDGALETSFEFKDFKDAFSVMTRIAFECEAQNHHPDWSNVYNSLNIRLNTHDANGVTEKDFKLAKSIEEIIESE, from the coding sequence ATGAGCACATTATCCAAAGAAGAAATAGAAAGAAGATTGGAACAATTGGACGGTTGGGAATATGTGGATGGAGCCTTGGAAACATCATTTGAGTTTAAAGATTTTAAGGACGCATTTTCGGTTATGACCAGAATTGCCTTTGAATGTGAGGCTCAAAACCATCATCCTGATTGGAGCAACGTTTATAATTCTTTAAATATTCGCCTAAATACTCACGATGCAAACGGGGTAACCGAAAAGGATTTCAAATTAGCCAAATCAATCGAAGAAATAATTGAAAGTGAATAA
- a CDS encoding homoserine kinase, whose product MDSNEIRIFSPATIANVSCGFDVLGLALDAVGDEMIIRKTSKKGITITKLTGQDLPTETLHNVAGVAGLALLAESEYMGGFEIEIYKKIKAGSGIGSSAASSAGAVWAMNALLDYPFSNLELVKFAMEGERLASGVAHADNVAPALFGGFTLVRSYHPLDIIKIPTPEALYATVIHPQIEVKTSDSRRILKTSISLEDGIKQWGNVGGLIAGLYTNDYELIGRSLVDHIVEPIRSILIPGFDKVKENALEAGALGCGISGSGPSIFALSKGEENARLVADAMKNVYQKIGVDYDVHISKINTEGIKII is encoded by the coding sequence ATGGACAGTAACGAAATAAGAATATTTTCTCCAGCCACAATCGCTAATGTTTCCTGCGGATTTGACGTACTAGGACTTGCCTTGGATGCCGTAGGCGATGAAATGATAATTAGAAAAACCTCAAAGAAAGGTATAACCATCACCAAACTTACGGGGCAAGACCTACCCACCGAAACCCTGCACAATGTAGCTGGAGTAGCCGGGTTGGCCCTGTTGGCAGAGAGCGAATACATGGGAGGTTTTGAAATTGAAATTTATAAAAAGATAAAGGCAGGCAGCGGAATAGGAAGTAGCGCTGCCAGTTCGGCTGGAGCAGTGTGGGCAATGAACGCCCTTCTAGATTACCCCTTTTCCAATTTGGAATTGGTGAAATTCGCCATGGAAGGAGAGCGATTGGCAAGCGGGGTGGCCCATGCAGACAATGTAGCCCCTGCCCTATTTGGTGGTTTTACCTTGGTTCGGAGCTACCATCCATTAGATATTATTAAGATTCCAACTCCAGAAGCACTTTATGCCACGGTAATCCATCCACAAATTGAAGTCAAGACGTCAGATTCTAGGCGTATATTGAAAACTTCCATATCGCTGGAAGACGGCATTAAGCAATGGGGGAATGTAGGTGGACTTATCGCAGGGCTTTACACCAATGATTACGAGCTAATTGGCAGATCTTTGGTAGACCATATTGTAGAACCCATACGATCTATTCTTATTCCAGGTTTTGATAAAGTAAAAGAGAATGCCTTGGAAGCAGGGGCCTTGGGATGTGGAATTTCAGGATCTGGACCCTCCATTTTCGCCTTGAGCAAAGGGGAGGAAAATGCCAGATTGGTTGCCGATGCCATGAAGAATGTCTATCAAAAGATAGGAGTGGACTACGACGTTCACATTTCAAAAATAAATACTGAAGGGATTAAAATTATATAA
- a CDS encoding iron-containing alcohol dehydrogenase family protein, with protein sequence MNYRNLPMVPRVVFGNGSFDQLGDILLPQRKSSDAPMIFLVDDIFEGTQLISRIPLICNDQIIFISADEEPKTDQVDLLADRIRDHFNELPSGIVGIGGGTLLDLAKAVAIMLNNKGKSYQYQGWDLVRKPSIYHVGIPTISGTGAEVSRTTVLLGPEKKLGINSDYTTFNQVLLDPDLTKGVSKEQWFYTGMDCFIHCIESLNGTFLNAFSQSYGEKALELCKEVYLEELDPSDSRDKLMMASWHGGMSIAYSQVGVAHAMSYGLSYLLGVRHGIGNCLVFQHLEEFYPEGVAMFNIMKEKHQIALPTGICGALTENDFEIMINVALSLEPLWENALGKEWRKLISPEKLKSIYQKI encoded by the coding sequence ATGAACTATAGGAATTTACCTATGGTTCCAAGGGTTGTATTTGGCAACGGTAGTTTTGATCAGCTGGGAGATATTTTGTTGCCACAAAGAAAAAGTTCGGATGCCCCGATGATTTTTTTGGTCGATGATATTTTTGAGGGAACCCAACTTATTTCTAGAATTCCATTGATCTGTAACGACCAGATTATATTTATCTCGGCAGATGAAGAGCCTAAAACCGATCAGGTAGATCTTTTGGCTGATAGGATACGGGATCATTTTAATGAACTTCCCTCCGGTATTGTGGGGATAGGGGGTGGTACCTTGTTGGATTTGGCAAAGGCGGTGGCGATTATGTTGAATAATAAAGGTAAATCGTATCAATATCAAGGCTGGGACCTAGTGAGAAAACCGTCTATCTATCACGTGGGTATTCCAACGATTAGTGGTACCGGTGCCGAAGTATCTAGGACTACGGTTTTATTGGGACCCGAAAAAAAATTGGGCATCAATTCCGATTATACTACTTTTAACCAAGTTCTTTTAGATCCAGATCTTACCAAAGGCGTTTCCAAGGAACAGTGGTTTTATACAGGAATGGATTGTTTTATTCATTGTATCGAGTCGTTAAACGGTACCTTTTTAAATGCCTTTAGTCAGAGTTATGGGGAAAAGGCCCTAGAACTTTGCAAGGAGGTTTATTTGGAGGAATTGGACCCTTCAGATTCCAGGGATAAATTAATGATGGCTTCCTGGCATGGGGGGATGAGCATTGCATATTCACAGGTAGGGGTTGCCCATGCTATGAGTTACGGGCTTTCCTATTTATTGGGAGTAAGACATGGAATTGGGAATTGTTTGGTTTTTCAGCATTTGGAGGAGTTTTATCCTGAAGGAGTGGCTATGTTCAACATAATGAAAGAAAAGCATCAAATAGCATTGCCAACAGGGATATGTGGTGCGTTAACCGAGAATGATTTTGAAATAATGATCAATGTAGCCCTTAGCTTAGAACCGCTTTGGGAAAATGCCTTGGGAAAGGAATGGCGAAAGCTAATTAGCCCAGAGAAGTTAAAATCGATTTATCAGAAAATATAA
- a CDS encoding sugar nucleotide-binding protein — protein MNKILILGASGFIGNAIYRELNSYFDTYGTYYSSRKNFEDNNQFHRYDLEEDDIVQILDKIKPDLIISALRGNFQAQVIAHQHMVEYILKNNCKLYFISSANVFDAYIKFPSYENDKTLSESIYGRLKIKIENMLLRIPKSKMAILRVPMVFGNNSPRIKEIKASLDLNEPLEVFPNLIMNVTSDDKLTLQIHYLINRDKSGIFHLGSEDLTHHEDFIEEIIKRMGNYHPILKRVYTTNEDRYLAVLPKTNRLPTDLQFNCQDIIDQHIFT, from the coding sequence ATGAACAAAATACTCATATTAGGAGCCAGTGGCTTTATCGGTAATGCTATTTACCGAGAATTAAATTCCTATTTTGATACCTATGGAACCTATTATTCTTCGAGAAAAAACTTCGAGGATAACAATCAATTCCATAGGTATGATTTGGAGGAGGATGATATTGTCCAAATTCTCGATAAGATAAAACCCGATCTTATTATTTCCGCACTTAGGGGCAATTTTCAGGCTCAGGTGATTGCACACCAACATATGGTAGAATATATATTGAAAAATAATTGTAAATTATATTTCATTTCCTCCGCAAACGTTTTTGATGCCTATATCAAATTTCCTTCCTATGAAAATGATAAAACCCTATCTGAAAGCATCTATGGCAGATTAAAAATAAAAATCGAGAATATGCTATTAAGGATCCCTAAATCTAAAATGGCCATCTTAAGAGTTCCCATGGTCTTTGGCAATAATTCCCCTAGAATAAAGGAAATAAAAGCTTCGCTCGATCTAAATGAGCCGTTGGAAGTCTTCCCTAATTTGATAATGAACGTCACTAGTGATGACAAACTTACCCTACAGATCCATTATTTAATAAATCGTGATAAATCCGGAATATTTCATTTAGGATCCGAAGACCTGACCCATCATGAGGATTTTATAGAGGAAATTATAAAACGAATGGGAAATTACCATCCAATTTTAAAACGGGTATACACAACCAACGAAGATCGATATCTAGCAGTATTACCCAAAACCAATAGGCTACCCACAGACCTACAGTTTAATTGTCAGGACATTATAGACCAGCATATATTTACCTAG
- a CDS encoding HAD family hydrolase has protein sequence MEIDYSNIKVVGFDADDTLWVNETYFRDTEEKFANLLDKYETKNKIDQELFKTEINNLAIYGYGVKGFTLSMIESALDLSNNKISQATIGDILNLGKEMLSQPVELLDGVEEVLRKLKDHYRLIVLTKGDLLDQERKLEKSGLSKYFHHVEVLSDKKEINYTNLLEHLRIPVSEFLMVGNSLKSDVLPIVNIGAKAVHIPFHTTWQHEEVKLKEHQNGHLTLNTISDLLKYLNYGN, from the coding sequence ATGGAAATAGATTATAGCAATATAAAAGTGGTCGGATTTGATGCTGATGATACCTTATGGGTTAATGAAACCTATTTTAGGGATACAGAGGAAAAGTTTGCAAACCTTTTAGATAAATACGAAACCAAAAACAAAATTGACCAAGAACTCTTTAAAACAGAGATAAATAACTTGGCGATTTATGGTTATGGGGTAAAGGGGTTTACGTTATCCATGATAGAATCTGCGCTCGATCTGTCAAATAATAAAATATCACAAGCAACCATTGGGGATATCCTTAATCTAGGGAAAGAAATGTTGTCCCAACCCGTAGAATTGTTGGATGGAGTGGAAGAAGTATTGAGAAAGCTAAAGGATCATTATCGTTTGATTGTTTTGACCAAAGGTGATTTGTTAGACCAGGAGCGTAAATTGGAAAAATCGGGCCTATCCAAATATTTTCACCATGTGGAAGTACTGAGCGATAAAAAGGAAATAAATTATACAAACCTCTTGGAGCACTTACGAATTCCAGTATCGGAATTTTTAATGGTGGGGAATTCTTTAAAATCGGATGTGTTACCCATTGTGAATATTGGAGCTAAAGCGGTGCATATCCCATTTCATACCACTTGGCAGCACGAGGAAGTGAAATTGAAAGAACATCAGAATGGTCATCTTACCCTGAACACCATTTCTGACTTGTTAAAATATCTTAACTATGGCAATTAA